From the Nymphalis io chromosome 1, ilAglIoxx1.1, whole genome shotgun sequence genome, one window contains:
- the LOC126781128 gene encoding larval cuticle protein LCP-22-like, producing MNSFAFVVAFCVCAAAASPIENGKWNPYKYGDSGKYIPTDEGKYVHIPNPYIHLDNPYDGGYGPYAHDYEPYVEAASQDIYKLVLKAPEEYNPFYKDGYYKNNGIKIIKQKHNYDEDKYDFLFETENKIRAKENAVLKNPNTVDEGIASKGFYEYIGPDGFMYRVDYTADENGFRPKLKRLETPYSGKWVLEKVN from the exons ATGAATTCTTTcgcg TTCGTAGTTGCATTCTGCGTGTGCGCAGCTGCGGCTTCACCTATTGAAAACGGCAAATGGAATCCTTATAAATATGGTGACTCTGGCAA gtATATACCAACAGACGAAGGGAAATATGTACACATACCGAACCCCTACATACATTTAGACAACCCTTACGATGGAGGCTATGGACCATACGCCCACGATTATGAGCCCTACGTCGAAGCTGCTTCGCAAGACATCTACAAGTTGGTCTTAAAGGCGCCAGAAGAATATAACCCGTTTTACAAAGAcggttattacaaaaacaacgGAATCAAGATCATTAAACAGAAACACAACTACGATGAGGACAAATACGATTTTCT ttttgaaACCGAAAACAAAATTCGTGCGAAAGAGAACGCCGTGTTGAAGAACCCAAACACCGTCGACGAGGGAATTGCATCAAAGGGATTCTACGAATACATCGGTCCCGATGGTTTCATGTACAGAGTGGACTACACCGCTGACGAAAACGGTTTCCGTCCAAAACTGAAGAGGTTAGAGACCCCTTACTCCGGAAAATGGGTGCTAGAAAAGGTCAACTAG